Sequence from the bacterium genome:
ACCCAAATGCGGCGGAGCTGGCTCTCCGACATCAGCAGCTCTTCCTTGCGGGTCCCGGAGCGGGCGACGTCCATCGCCGGGTAGATCCGCCGGTCGGCCAGCTCGCGGTCGAGGTGGATCTCCATGTTCCCCGTTCCCTTGAACTCCTCGTAGATCACTTCGTCCATCCGCGAGCCGGTGTCCACCAGCGCCGTGGCGAGAATCGTCAGCGAGCCGCCTTCCTCCACCTTGCGCGCCGTGCCGAAGAACTTCTTCGGCCGGCTGAGCGCCGCGGCGTCGATCCCGCCGGAGAGGATCTTCCCCGTCGTCGGCTGGATCGCGTTGTAGGCCCGCGCGAGGCGCGTGATCGAGTCGAGCAGGATCACGACGTCCTTCCCCAGCTCGACCATCCGCTTCGCCCGCTCGAGCACCATCTCCGCCACCTGCACGTGGCGGCTCGCCGGCTCGTCGAACGTCGAGGAGATCACCTCGCCGCGCACCGTGCGCTGCATGTCGGTGACT
This genomic interval carries:
- the rho gene encoding transcription termination factor Rho — encoded protein: PPRTGKTMFLQTIAHAVAENHPDVTLMVLLIDERPEEVTDMQRTVRGEVISSTFDEPASRHVQVAEMVLERAKRMVELGKDVVILLDSITRLARAYNAIQPTTGKILSGGIDAAALSRPKKFFGTARKVEEGGSLTILATALVDTGSRMDEVIYEEFKGTGNMEIHLDRELADRRIYPAMDVARSGTRKEELLMSESQLRRIWVLRKALDQMNSVEAMELLLDRLRRSTTNAEFLDSMAA